Genomic DNA from Bdellovibrio sp. ArHS:
GCTATAGAAAATTGAGGTACGTGTAATGGAAAAGTATATTGTATTGATGGTACTGCTTTTCTCGTTTTCCGCGCAGGCAGGCGGGCCGAAGAAAGACGCCCGCTATGAACGTGGTTTACTGAAAAAAATTAAATGCTCCTATTCAGGAGTAAATCGGGCTCCAGCATCCAAGCCTCTTGAAAACGTCGTATTTGAGGATCCGGCGAATACGGTCTGTGATCCTCTATCGCAAAATTCCGGCGCCACTCCGGACAGTGGTCTTTTGGGTAAATTAATTCTTAGAACGCCAGAGATGGGTAAAAAGATTTCTGGTGTCATGGACTATTACAACAAGGGGCAGAAACTAGACGCGAAGCTTTATTTTTCGGACGTGAATGTGCCTACAACTCCTTTCACGTCAGGTTTCAAAAATGTCAACGGTGACGTCTTAGTGGACGCCCAAGGCAATAAACTGATCGAACATTTTGCGATTGAATACACTTCTGTCTTAAAGCTGTCAGCGGCTGATAAAGAGGGGCACTATGAAATTGCCACACTGTCTGACGACGGCTCCCGTGTCTTTATTAAAGAGAACAACCAGTGGAACGAAATCATCAACAATGATGGCGATCATTCCACGCGTATGGGGTGTGCTTTTCGTACCGTCGAATTGAAGCGTGATTCTGAAGTGCCTATCAAAATTCTTTATTATCAAGGACCTCGCTATCATATCGCGAATGTTCTGATCTGGAAGTATCATAAGAAGGCTCAATCTTGGAAAAATCCCAACCATCATTCACTTTGTGGTGTGTCCTCGAACAACTACTTCTTCAATGCCAATAGCGGCAAGAAAATGCTGGCAATGAAGTTCTTGGAACAAACAGGTTGGTCTGTTATTGCTGCTGCTAACTACAAGATGCCGGCCCAGACCACAAATCCCTGTCCCGTGGAAGAACCTCCCGTTGAGCTGGCTTTGACAGACTTCCAGGTTGTTTCAGCGATGGCTCCTACCGCGGTTTTGAGTTGGAAAACGAATTTGCCGACGAACAGTCAGCTAAGAATTTTGAATGTCTATACGGGTGAAGAGATCCTTACGCCGTTGGATGCCAATCTGGTCACGGATCACACGGTCACACTAGATGGACTGGTTCATGGTATTTACTACCTGGCTCAGGCCATTTCCGAGGATAAGGATGGCCGTAAGGTGATAAGCTCCCAAATTGTTCTATTGCCATAATTTATGGGTTTTCTAGTAAAGAAAGTGTCTAGTCTCTAGACACTTTCTTTGAACTCTTGAAGTTCTTTCATCGCGGTGTCCGACTTTGTCACCGCTTCTTTAGATGTCCCGAAGACTGTGATAATTAAGGCCTCTCTTTTACACGAGTGAGGTCTTATGAATCTAAAGGTTTTTTTCGGTACCTTTCTGTGTCTTGCGGGATTTTGGACTCCGCAGGCGAAAGCCTATTTTATTGCCTCTGAACCAGCGACCATTCGCGCGGGAGTACCTACGGATGTCTTTGTCGCGGGCTTTGGTGCGGATCAAGGAAACCAGTTTCTAAAGGCCGCTATCTTAGCGGCCAAAGTTTCGCGGGATCGTTTTCCCGAGCGTCAGCGGGTGATTATCAGCCCGGTCAACGAAAACTTTGAAGGGGAACGTGCGCAGCTTGCGAACGCTGGTTTCGGTTTTCGTAAAGCCGACAAAGATGACTTGGTGAAAGCACGACTCATTCTTGCGATGAAGTACTTGAATGCTCCCTTGAGTTCACTTCAGTTCTTTGGCCATGCCAACACTTACAATGGCTTTCGTTTGCAGGACAAAAGAGATCGCATCAATCACGAAGATGAAGAGTTCGCGCAAATCGGAAGTCTTCTGGCTCCCAATGCCATTGTCGTTATCAACTCCTGCAATTCGGGTTGGTTGTTGGCACCTACAGGGGCAAAGTTGTGGCGTCGTCCTGTTTTCGGCAGTTTAACTTCGTCGGACTTCCACGAACCCATGAGTGACGGCTTGTGGTACGAGCACAATCCTGGTTCCTTTCCAGAGAATCTGACTCGCATTGGGCAAACGACCAGCGTGATTCGGGAAAGCTTGGACTGTGGGACGCGCAAGTGTCTTCGTCTTCGACCTGTGAATACGCCTTACTCCGATGACTTCGGGCGTTTCAGTAAAGGCCTGGGGTTTTACAAAGTGTTTTCACCTGTGGAAAGTCTGATCCCTCAGGCGTTGGTTCACTACACGTTGATAAGTCCGACAGTGACACCACTTTCCAAGCAGTCCTCACGCGAGGATATGATCAAAGCTGTCGTGGATTGGATGTGCCCGGTTGATAAAAGCAGTAAAAAACGCAATGCCTGTCGCGAGGCGATTGAAACGAGAGCCTATGAATCCAATAAAACACTCAATTTCTTTAGCGGTACTCCGATTGCTTGCGGCAACACAAGCTGCGCGACGATTGTGAAGTGTAATGTATTTAAAGCCGTCGTCGGCGCGGTTCCTTGTAAAACCGTTGACTTGGATGACGTGAAGTCCACCGTGTTCAGCGACCAAATGAAACAGATAATGAAGGGACTGGATCTATTCGAGTCTGGACAGCTAAAGCTTTAGTCTTAGCAAAATTTTGCATAAAGAACGCAGCCACGAGCTGCGTTTTTTATTTCAGCCCCCTGTCAGCCAGTACTGCAAAGGCTTTGTCACAAGGGTAATGAAAAATGCGGTTGAAGCCAGAACAGCGATGGCGCCGGTCTTCTTCTCGTTTGCCATAAAGACAAACCCAGCCAGTAAGTTAAGACTTAAATTGGCGATCAAACCGAAAAACCATATCGACTGAGAAGTCTGGTAAGCCGAGTATAAAGTAAAAGCTTGAAGCACAAGAAAAATCCAAGCTATTTTTTTTATCTGGATTTTGCGCGCCAGGCGCGACAGATTTAAGACACCCAGCCAGACAAAAAGACTCAAAAGAAAAATCAGAACATCACTGAATATCGAAACGGGATGCTGAAGCAAAGTGCGCACAAACAAGCCGAAGGTGCCGCATATTAAAATCAATAGAAGAATATGCATTGGATGTTTCAAGCGCCCAAGGTCTCCTTAAGAGTAAAGTTCCTCGATCTGGTCCTTGAATTTCTGATCCAAGACTTTACGTTTGACCTTTAAAGAAGGGGTGAGTTCGCCGCCTTCAATGGTAAACTCATTCGGAAGGACCGCGTACCTTTTTATGGTTTCATAGCTCGCCAGATGGGCATTGGCGTCGCTAACGGCTTTGCGAGCGATCTCTTGAACAAACGGGGAGTTCACCAAGGAATTCCAGTCTGCATAACTGATGTTCTTTTCTTTGGCAAGATTCTCGACGGTCGGACGGTCTAAAGTGATCAGAGCAATAATGTATTTCTTTTGATCGCCGTGAATGTGCACATGCGCCACATACGGAGACAGCTTCAGAAGACCATCCAGTTTTTGTGGAGCCACGTATTTCCCACCGGCTGTTTTAATAAGATCTTTCTTGCGATCGGTGATTTTTAAGTCGCCACCAGGAAGAATTTCGCCGATGTCCCCCGTATGAAACCAACCGTCTGTGAAAACCTCTTTGGTGGCTTCCGGATTGTTGTAGTATTCTTTCATGACCTTATCGCTTTTAACCAGAATTTCGCCATCGTCCGCGATTTTAATTTTCACTTCACCGATGGGGCGTCCCACGGAACCGAAACGATAGTTGAAGGGCGTATTCACGGTCACCGCAGCGGTCGTTTCGGTCAACCCATAGCCTTCCAAAATCAAGATGCCCGCAGAGTGAAAGAAAAGCGCGATGTCTTTGGATATCGGAGCGCCGCCACTAATAGCAAAACGCAAACGACCGCCGAAAGCTTCAGTGATTTTTCCTAGGACAAGCTTGCGTGCCAATTCATATTTGAGCAACAAGTCCAAAGGTAAAATCTGCCCGCTGAGTTTGTATTCGCCCACTTGGCGTCCCACATCCAACGCCCAAGTGAAGACTTTCATTTTAAGAGGTTGAGTTTGCACTTGCGCCCAGATAGCTGCATAGATCTTTTCAAAAATACGCGGCACGGAAACCAGCAGCGTCGGCTTTATTTCCGTTAGATTACCACGGATTTTTTCCAGACTTTCCGCAAAGGCCATCGTGAAGCCAATATAAAGATGACCCCAATGTTCGATGCGGCCAAGAATATGGGCGTAAGGCAGAAAACTGAGCGTGACATCCTTTTCGTTAGCACCGGCGAATGGAAAAGCTTCAGAGACTTCACTGAATGCCTGAAGGTGGGTTAAGACCACGCCCTTGGGGCGCCCGGTTGTTCCGGAGGTGTACAGTATTGTTGCCATGTCTTCCGGTTTTAAAGTTTCGCACGGTGTGCGATAGCAGTCGGGGTGCTTTTTCAGATAGGCCTCGCCCAACTCATGCATTCTTTTCCAGGTAACGGCCTCGGGATTCGGGCAGGTGTTTTCAAAGACGACAAGTTTTTCAACCAGGGGGCAATTGCTTTTAATAGATTCAAATGTTTTAAGCGGGCCCCGGCTTTCGCATATCAAAAGGCGTGCGCCACAATTATTCAAAATGAACTCCACGTCTTCGGCGGTGTTGTTTTGATAGATGGGAACCGTGATGGCTTTAATGCCAAAAATGGCCAAGTCTGTAACGGCCCATTCATAACGTGTATTGGCCATGATGGCGACGCGGTCGCCTTCTTTGACTCCTAAAGCTAAGAGGGCTGCACCAATATTTTCAATATCCCGGTAGTACTCTGCCCAGGATTTGGAATGCCAAGTATCTTTAATTTTAAACTTAACGGCCACGTGCTCAGGATTGCGACTGCGCATGGAAAGAATAGAATGTCCCAACGTGGTTGGCTTCGTCATGATGAAAACTCCTAGTTGCCTGTGTATAATGACGGAGATTACTTCAAATACAAGTCGACAATTTTTCGTTGATCTGTTGGCACTGTGACAGTGGTCTCAGCAGAAAGCCCGGTTGTCTTATTCACAGCTTGAATTTTTACTCCCACTTCGGCCTGGATCAGATAGGCATCGCCGCTGGGTTTGATATTAACAGGAACTCCGGCAATGCGAAGCTCTGGATTGGCGCCACCATTAACGATGTTAATAATCACAGAGGCGACGCGGGGAAGCCTTTGCAGTGTGCCGTTAAAAGAATAGGCTTCATAAGTCGGAGTGATTGTTGTCACCAAGTCCGTATAACCTTCCTTCACTAGGCGCAGGCTGAAAGGAGTGTTGGCTTTGACGGTTTTGCGGGCCGGCGTGAATTCTCCGGTATCAACACCGTCGATGACGACGCGAGCGCGGTCTGGGCTGCTATAGATAGTTACCGTGTATTCCGGAGACGTTGCCGCCATATCCAGTTGTTGAGTTCCACTGTTTTGCGCCGTGTTTGGCGTTCCTGGAGCCACGGCTGTCGCGCCCACCGCAGGAGCTTTCGGTGTTTTCTTCGCAATAAGATTGTTGTAAACCCACCATCCACCGACGATCAGGACCAAGCCGATGACGGCTTTCATCACCAGGCCCGTCATATCTTCTATGGATGAAGAAGACGCGGTTCTTGGAATCGAGGTGCGAGTCCCATTTTGTGAGATGCCAGAAGGTGTCCGTGTCATCGTGCCCGTGCCAGCGTAAACGCCGGTCGCGGATGTACGAGTCTGTGTGATATTAGTATTGGTTTGTCCCGCCGCAGGCATCGCTGGTTTCGGGGGCGTCTTGAGGTTGTCCAGATTCACGC
This window encodes:
- a CDS encoding PA14 domain-containing protein, which translates into the protein MEKYIVLMVLLFSFSAQAGGPKKDARYERGLLKKIKCSYSGVNRAPASKPLENVVFEDPANTVCDPLSQNSGATPDSGLLGKLILRTPEMGKKISGVMDYYNKGQKLDAKLYFSDVNVPTTPFTSGFKNVNGDVLVDAQGNKLIEHFAIEYTSVLKLSAADKEGHYEIATLSDDGSRVFIKENNQWNEIINNDGDHSTRMGCAFRTVELKRDSEVPIKILYYQGPRYHIANVLIWKYHKKAQSWKNPNHHSLCGVSSNNYFFNANSGKKMLAMKFLEQTGWSVIAAANYKMPAQTTNPCPVEEPPVELALTDFQVVSAMAPTAVLSWKTNLPTNSQLRILNVYTGEEILTPLDANLVTDHTVTLDGLVHGIYYLAQAISEDKDGRKVISSQIVLLP
- a CDS encoding long-chain fatty acid--CoA ligase; the protein is MTKPTTLGHSILSMRSRNPEHVAVKFKIKDTWHSKSWAEYYRDIENIGAALLALGVKEGDRVAIMANTRYEWAVTDLAIFGIKAITVPIYQNNTAEDVEFILNNCGARLLICESRGPLKTFESIKSNCPLVEKLVVFENTCPNPEAVTWKRMHELGEAYLKKHPDCYRTPCETLKPEDMATILYTSGTTGRPKGVVLTHLQAFSEVSEAFPFAGANEKDVTLSFLPYAHILGRIEHWGHLYIGFTMAFAESLEKIRGNLTEIKPTLLVSVPRIFEKIYAAIWAQVQTQPLKMKVFTWALDVGRQVGEYKLSGQILPLDLLLKYELARKLVLGKITEAFGGRLRFAISGGAPISKDIALFFHSAGILILEGYGLTETTAAVTVNTPFNYRFGSVGRPIGEVKIKIADDGEILVKSDKVMKEYYNNPEATKEVFTDGWFHTGDIGEILPGGDLKITDRKKDLIKTAGGKYVAPQKLDGLLKLSPYVAHVHIHGDQKKYIIALITLDRPTVENLAKEKNISYADWNSLVNSPFVQEIARKAVSDANAHLASYETIKRYAVLPNEFTIEGGELTPSLKVKRKVLDQKFKDQIEELYS